From one Primulina huaijiensis isolate GDHJ02 unplaced genomic scaffold, ASM1229523v2 scaffold10763, whole genome shotgun sequence genomic stretch:
- the LOC140965507 gene encoding AP2-like ethylene-responsive transcription factor At1g16060, which produces MGKLSQKNILDNPSKNTNANHATNPGMKAKRTRKTIPRDSPPQRSSIYRGVTRHRWTGRYEAHLWDKNCWNEAQNKKGRQVYLGAYDDEDAAAHAYDLAALKYWGQDTILNFPLITYEKELIEMDGQSREEYIGSLRRKSSGFSRGVSKYRGVARHHHNGRWEARIGRVFGNKYLYLGTYATQEEAAVAYDMAAIEYRGRYAVTNFDLSRYIKWLRPNNNNNIVNKLDDNIEPNMVPCTNHDLDMVATSTLPPLQQPSDAFNAATSQLRPSNTTSALGLLLQSSKFKEMMEMTLAAEYPSTPQDQFEYLPQSSIPDDIKTCFESNDFCSYEGDDIFEDLNSFMQPMVQFDSMLNGEDMIDL; this is translated from the exons ATGGGAAAGCTATCGCAGAAGAACATTCTTGACAACCCTTCAAAGAACACTAATGCTAACCACGCAACGAATCCCGGGATGAAGGCTAAACGTACTCGGAAGACGATCCCTAGAGACTCCCCTCCTCAACGGAGCTCCATCTATCGCGGGGTGACAAG GCACCGATGGACGGGGAGATACGAAGCACATTTGTGGGATAAGAATTGCTGGAACGAGGCACAAAACAAGAAAGGCAGACAAG TCTATCTTG GTGCCTATGATGATGAAGACGCAGCTGCACATGCGTATGACTTGGCTGCACTCAAATATTGGGGTCAAGACACTATTCTCAATTTTCCG TTGATCACATATGAGAAAGAGCTAATAGAGATGGATGGACAGTCTAGGGAAGAATATATTGGATCGTTAAGGAG GAAAAGCAGTGGTTTCTCTAGGGGAGTATCCAAGTATAGAGGAGTTGCAAG ACATCATCACAATGGAAGATGGGAAGCCAGAATTGGAAGAGTTTTTGGCAATAAATATCTTTATCTCGGAACTTATG CTACACAAGAAGAAGCTGCAGTTGCATATGACATGGCAGCTATCGAATATCGTGGACGTTACGCGGTCACAAATTTCGATCTAAGTCGTTACATCAAATGGTTAAGACccaacaataacaacaacatCGTAAACAAGCTCGACGATAATATCGAACCAAACATGGTTCCATGCACCAACCACGACCTAGACATGGTAGCCACCAGTACCCTTCCACCCCTACAACAACCCTCCGATGCTTTCAATGCCGCCACATCTCAGCTTCGACCCTCCAACACCACATCAGCGTTAGGCCTTTTGCTACAATCTTCCAAGTTCAAGGAAATGATGGAAATGACCTTGGCTGCTGAGTATCCTTCCACACCACAGGATCAGtttgagtatctaccacaaagCAGCATTCCAGATGACATAAAAACGTGCTTCGAATCCAACGATTTCTGTTCTTATGAAGGAGACGACATCTTTGAGGATCTCAACTCTTTCATGCAGCCTATGGTTCAGTTTGACTCGATGCTCAATGGTGAAGATATGATCGATCTTTAA